The following are from one region of the Salvia hispanica cultivar TCC Black 2014 chromosome 1, UniMelb_Shisp_WGS_1.0, whole genome shotgun sequence genome:
- the LOC125201526 gene encoding auxin-induced protein 22D-like yields the protein MERCSAALENDDLHLRLGLPGRDESEQPSSSQVKSKKRSSCDMESSSNKDQARVVGWPPVRSYRRNAVQGESGMYVKVSMDGAPYLRKIDVKQYNNYSDLVRALESMFKCRMGVYSEREGYKGSEYRPTYEDKDGDWMLAGDVPWEMFINSCKRLRIMKGEEAANGCL from the coding sequence atggaaagatgTTCAGCAGCTTTGGAGAATGATGATCTGCATCTAAGATTAGGGCTTCCCGGAAGAGACGAATCGGAGCAGCCATCCTCTTCTCAAGTGAAGAGCAAGAAGAGATCTTCATGCGATATGGAGAGCTCTTCCAACAAAGACCAAGCTCGAGTAGTCGGGTGGCCACCAGTGAGATCTTACCGGAGAAACGCGGTGCAGGGGGAATCGGGGATGTATGTGAAGGTGAGCATGGACGGAGCTCCTTATTTGAGGAAGATAGATGTGAAGCAGTACAACAACTACTCGGATCTTGTGAGGGCGTTGGAGAGCATGTTCAAGTGTAGGATGGGAGTTTATTCGGAGAGGGAAGGGTACAAGGGGTCGGAATATAGACCGACTTATGAAGACAAAGATGGGGATTGGATGCTAGCTGGAGATGTTCCATGGGAGATGTTCATCAATTCTTGCAAGAGATTGAGGATCATGAAAGGAGAAGAAGCTGCAAATGGATGCCTCTAG